A stretch of Miscanthus floridulus cultivar M001 chromosome 13, ASM1932011v1, whole genome shotgun sequence DNA encodes these proteins:
- the LOC136501651 gene encoding uncharacterized protein isoform X2, whose protein sequence is MPPHGDGDELPSFSPSIPHSTQDYSPKTPADPAAQIPSNTAMDMDLETLGCYYRGPSVDFRSLSSWLPPESPQIDWSEIINFAAPADAPEDRRPWSTDADMLGVNDAAAPQAAPPVPVGGGGHAAPWCATAGTTEIQHLEEEDAQRRFDSWKSDVEQRLLGEVDPLTVSDEKLVEAPAPAPAPEDGRPSDRDADTAQVNAAIEPVEEYERSPAQQAIFRWRSLTRSLDLLYERRFGSFKNGDELPGRFDIATNKPWSIVRFTGPDAKGRKPHQGRWKEKSMKGMRAVADPSPQPPEQQQQRYVGLKKTLELDDDGNGNKWRAHEYTPLVPSDDGSDKLIPADISLRVEFKEDEPLSSSSSKRSRSGAPKDGPKVPVKSAVWKHMTKVHVKVAANNADGSQRKKPCYKVMYAICHHCDKVFNADSGRHGTNNLSEHLDSCHCNCTHSH, encoded by the exons ATGCCTccccatggagatggagatgaacTTCCTTCCTTTTCCCCGTCGATTCCCCACTCCACCCAAGATTATTCACCCAAGACTCCAGCAGATCCAGCTGCCCAGATTCCATCAAATACAGCCATGGATATGGACCTCGAAACCCTCGGCTGCTACTATAGGGGCCCCTCCGTTGATTTTAGATCTTTATCATCGTGGCTCCCTCCAGAATCACCTCAAATCGACTGGTCTGAGATCATCAACTTTGCCGCGCCGGCGGATGCCCCCGAAGATCGGCGCCCTTGGAGTACGGATGCCGATATGCTCGGGGTCAACGACGCCGCCGCCCCACAGGCAGCACCCCCGGTCCCTGTGGGGGGAGGCGGACACGCTGCCCCTTGGTGTGCTACGGCCGGTACGACGGAGATCCAGCACCTGGAGGAGGAGGATGCTCAGCGGCGGTTCGATTCGTGGAAGAGCGACGTTGAGCAGCGCCTCCTCGGGGAAGTGGACCCTTTGACGGTCTCCGATGAGAAGCTGGTGGAGGCTcccgctccggctccggctcccgaAGACGGCCGCCCTTCCGATAGAGATGCCGATACGGCCCAGGTCAACGCCGCCATCGAGCCCGTGGAGGAATATGAGCGGAG TCCAGCCCAACAAGCTATATTTAGGTGGCGGTCACTCACCCGGTCTTTGGACCTGTTATATGAGCGGAGGTTCGGTTCATTCAAGAATGGCGATGAGTTACCAGGACGCTTTGACATCGCAACGAACAAACCGTGGTCCATCGTCAGATTCACGGGACCCGACGCGAAAGGCAGAAAGCCCCACCAGGGACGCTGGAAGGAGAAGAGCATGAAGGGGATGCGTGCAGTTGCAGATCCGTCGCCCCAACCGCCGGAACAACAACAGCAACGCTACGTCGGCCTCAAGAAGACGCTGGAGCTGGACGACGACGGCAACGGCAACAAGTGGCGCGCCCACGAGTACACCCCGCTCGTACCCTCCGACGATGGTAGTGATAAGCTTATACCCGCG GACATCTCACTCCGCGTTGAATTCAAAGAAGATGAACCACTGTCGTCGTCGTCTTCGAAACGCTCCAGAAGTGGCGCTCCCAAGGATGGCCCCAAGGTCCCCGTGAAATCAGCTGTATGGAAACACATGACCAAAGTACATGTCAAAGTCGCTGCTAATAATGCGGATGGGTCCCAAAGGAAGAAACCTTGCTACAAAGTCATGTATGCCATCTGTCACCACTGTGACAAAGTGTTCAACGCTGATTCCGGACGACACGGCACAAACAACCTGTCAGAACACTTGGATAGCTGCCACTGCAATTGCACACACTCGCACTAG
- the LOC136501651 gene encoding uncharacterized protein isoform X1 — protein MPPHGDGDELPSFSPSIPHSTQDYSPKTPADPAAQIPSNTAMDMDLETLGCYYRGPSVDFRSLSSWLPPESPQIDWSEIINFAAPADAPEDRRPWSTDADMLGVNDAAAPQAAPPVPVGGGGHAAPWCATAGTTEIQHLEEEDAQRRFDSWKSDVEQRLLGEVDPLTVSDEKLVEAPAPAPAPEDGRPSDRDADTAQVNAAIEPVEEYERRFGSFKSAVEQDLSPAQQAIFRWRSLTRSLDLLYERRFGSFKNGDELPGRFDIATNKPWSIVRFTGPDAKGRKPHQGRWKEKSMKGMRAVADPSPQPPEQQQQRYVGLKKTLELDDDGNGNKWRAHEYTPLVPSDDGSDKLIPADISLRVEFKEDEPLSSSSSKRSRSGAPKDGPKVPVKSAVWKHMTKVHVKVAANNADGSQRKKPCYKVMYAICHHCDKVFNADSGRHGTNNLSEHLDSCHCNCTHSH, from the exons ATGCCTccccatggagatggagatgaacTTCCTTCCTTTTCCCCGTCGATTCCCCACTCCACCCAAGATTATTCACCCAAGACTCCAGCAGATCCAGCTGCCCAGATTCCATCAAATACAGCCATGGATATGGACCTCGAAACCCTCGGCTGCTACTATAGGGGCCCCTCCGTTGATTTTAGATCTTTATCATCGTGGCTCCCTCCAGAATCACCTCAAATCGACTGGTCTGAGATCATCAACTTTGCCGCGCCGGCGGATGCCCCCGAAGATCGGCGCCCTTGGAGTACGGATGCCGATATGCTCGGGGTCAACGACGCCGCCGCCCCACAGGCAGCACCCCCGGTCCCTGTGGGGGGAGGCGGACACGCTGCCCCTTGGTGTGCTACGGCCGGTACGACGGAGATCCAGCACCTGGAGGAGGAGGATGCTCAGCGGCGGTTCGATTCGTGGAAGAGCGACGTTGAGCAGCGCCTCCTCGGGGAAGTGGACCCTTTGACGGTCTCCGATGAGAAGCTGGTGGAGGCTcccgctccggctccggctcccgaAGACGGCCGCCCTTCCGATAGAGATGCCGATACGGCCCAGGTCAACGCCGCCATCGAGCCCGTGGAGGAATATGAGCGGAGGTTCGGTTCATTCAAGAGCGCCGTCGAGCAGGACCTCAG TCCAGCCCAACAAGCTATATTTAGGTGGCGGTCACTCACCCGGTCTTTGGACCTGTTATATGAGCGGAGGTTCGGTTCATTCAAGAATGGCGATGAGTTACCAGGACGCTTTGACATCGCAACGAACAAACCGTGGTCCATCGTCAGATTCACGGGACCCGACGCGAAAGGCAGAAAGCCCCACCAGGGACGCTGGAAGGAGAAGAGCATGAAGGGGATGCGTGCAGTTGCAGATCCGTCGCCCCAACCGCCGGAACAACAACAGCAACGCTACGTCGGCCTCAAGAAGACGCTGGAGCTGGACGACGACGGCAACGGCAACAAGTGGCGCGCCCACGAGTACACCCCGCTCGTACCCTCCGACGATGGTAGTGATAAGCTTATACCCGCG GACATCTCACTCCGCGTTGAATTCAAAGAAGATGAACCACTGTCGTCGTCGTCTTCGAAACGCTCCAGAAGTGGCGCTCCCAAGGATGGCCCCAAGGTCCCCGTGAAATCAGCTGTATGGAAACACATGACCAAAGTACATGTCAAAGTCGCTGCTAATAATGCGGATGGGTCCCAAAGGAAGAAACCTTGCTACAAAGTCATGTATGCCATCTGTCACCACTGTGACAAAGTGTTCAACGCTGATTCCGGACGACACGGCACAAACAACCTGTCAGAACACTTGGATAGCTGCCACTGCAATTGCACACACTCGCACTAG